In a genomic window of Scyliorhinus torazame isolate Kashiwa2021f chromosome 5, sScyTor2.1, whole genome shotgun sequence:
- the LOC140421847 gene encoding uncharacterized protein, producing the protein MEGKSIVHSGEKPYMCCVCGRGFARSSGLTSHKCSHTEEKPWKCADCGKGFTYPSQLETHRRSHTGERPFTCSKCGMAFTQSSALLSHQRFQTGKRPFQCRDCGKCYKSSGELMSHQRVHTDERPFRCSRCGTGFRRSSELTVHQRIHTGERPYTCSKCGKRFIQSSDLQKHQRIHTGERPFTCSNCGKGFTRSSALQRHQRIHTGE; encoded by the coding sequence atggaaggaaaaagcatcgttcacagtggggagaaaccgtacatgtgttgtgtgtgtggacgaggattcgctcgatcatcaggcctcacaagccacaaatgcagtcacactgaggagaaaccgtggaaatgtgcggactgtgggaaaggattcacttacccatcccagctggaaactcatcgacgtagtcacactggggagagaccattcacctgctccaagtgtgggatggcatttactcagtcatccgccctgctgagtcaccagcgatttCAAACTGggaagagaccgtttcaatgtcgagattgcgggaagtgctataaaagttctggggaactgatgagccatcaacgtgttcacactgacgagagaccgttcaggtgctctcgctgcgggactgggttcagacgatcatctgagctcactgtacatcagcgaattcacactggggagaggccatacacctgctccaaatgtgggaagagattcattcagtcatcagacctgcagaagcaccagcgaattcacactggggagaggccattcacctgctccaattgtgggaaaggattcactcggtcatccgccctgcagagacaccagcgaattcacactggagagtga